agaatctgcctgctaatgcaggggacatgggttcgagccctggtctgggaggatcccacatgccgcggagcaactaggcccgtgagccacaactactgagcctgcgcatctggagcccatgctccgcaatgggagaggccgcgatagtgagaggcccgcgcgccacgatgaagagtggcccctgctcgccgcaactggagaaagccctcgcacagaaacgaagacccaacacagtcaaaaataaataataataataattaattaataaaaaactcctacccccaacatcttcaaaaaaaaaaaaaaaagaacaaacaaaacccaaagttagcagaaggaaagaaatcataaagttcagagcagaaataaatgaaatagaaacaaataaaacaatagcaaagatcaataaaactaaaagctggttcttggagaagataaacaaaattgataagccattagccagactcatcaagaaaaagagggagagaactcaagtcaataaaattaaaaatgaaaaaggagaagttacaacagacaccgcagaaatacaaagcatcctaagagactactacaagcaactctatgccaataaaatggacaacctggaagaaatggacaaattcttagaaaggtataaccttccaagactgaaccgggaagaaatagaaaatatgaacagaccaatcacaagtaatgaaattgaagctgtgatcaaaaatcttccaagaaacaaaagtccaggaccagatggcttcacaggtgaattctatcaaacatttagagaagagctaacacccatccttctcaaactcttccaaaaaattacagaggaaggaacactcctaaactcattccaagaggccaccatcactctgataccaaaaccagacaaagatactacaaaaaaagaaaatcactgaaaatcaccaatatcactgatgaatatagatgcaaaagtcctcaacaaaatactagcaaacagaatccaacaacacattaaaaggatcacacaccatgatcaagtgggatttaacccagggatgcaaggattcttcaatatacgcaaatcaatcaatgtgatacaccatattaacaaattgaagaagaaaaaccatgtgatcacctcaatagatgcagaaaaagattttgacaaaattcaacacccatttatgataaaaactctccagaaagtgggcatagggggaacctacctcaacataataaaggccatatacaacaaacccacagcaaacatcattctcaatggtgaaaaactgaaagcatttcctctaagatcagggacaagacaaggatgtccactctcacccctattattcaacatagttttggaagccctagccatggcaatcagagaagtaaaaaaaataaaaggaatacaaatcggaaaagaggaaataaaactgtcactgtttgcagatgacatgatactatacatagagaatcctaaacatgcccccagaaaactactagagctaatcaatgaatttggtacagttgcaggatacaaaattaatgcacagaaatctcttgcattcttatattctaatgatgaaaaatctgaaagagaaattaaggaaacactcccacttaccattgcaacaaaaagagtaaaatacctaggaataaacctacctagggagacaaaagacctgtatgcagaaaactataagacactgatgaaagaaattaaagatgataccaacagatggagagatataccatgttcttggattggaagaatcaatattgtgaaaatgactgtactatccaaagcaatctacagattcagtgaaatccctatcaaattaccaatggcattttttgcagagctagaacaaaatatcttaaaatttgtatggagacacaaaagaccccgaatagccaaagcagtcttgagggaaaaaaagcagagctggaggaatcagactccctgacttcagactatactacaaagctacagtaatcaagacaatatggtattagcacaaaaacagaaatatagatcaatggaacaagatagaaagcccagatataaacccacgcacctatggtcagctaatctgtgacaaaggaggcaaggatatacaaaggagaaaagacagtctcttcaataagtggtgctgggaaaactggacagctacatgtaaaagaatgaaattagaagactctctaacaccatacacaaaaataaactcaaaatggattctagacctaaatgtaagactggacactatgaaactcttagaggaaaacataggaagaacactctttgacataaatcacagcaagatcttttttgatccacctcctagagtaatggaaataaaaacaaaaattaaaaaatggggggcttccctggtggtgcagtggttgagagtctgcctgccgatgcaggcgacacgggttcgtgccccagtctgggaagatcccacgccgtggagcggctgagcccatgagccatggctgctgagcctgtgcgtctggagcctgtgctctgcaacgagagacaccacagcagtgagaggcccgtgtaccacacacacacacacacacacacacacacacaaaaggacctaatgaaacttcaaagcttttgcacagcaaagaaaaccataaacaagacgaaaagataaccctcagaatgggagaaaatatttgcaaatgaatcaacggacaaaggattaatctccaaaatatataaacacctcatgcagctcaatattaaaaaaacaaacagcccaatccaaaaatgggcagaagagctaaatagacatttctccaaagaaaacataccatacagatggccaagaagcacatgaaaagctgctcaacatcactaattattagagaaatgcaaatcaaaactacaatgaggtatcacctcattccagttagaatgggcatcatcagaaaatctacaaacaacaaatgctggaaagggtgtggacaaaagggaaccctcttgcactgttggtgggaatgtaaattgatacagccactatggagaacagtatggaggttccttaaaaagctaaaaatagaattaccatatgatccagcaatcccactactgggcatatacccagagaaaaccgtaattcaaaaagacacatgcaccccaatgttcattgcagcactgtttacaatagccaggtcatggaagcaacctaaatgcccattgacagatgaatggataaagaagctgtggtacatatatacaatggaatattaaccataaaaaggaacgaaattgggtcatctgttgagatgtggatggatctagagaccgtcatacagagtgaagtaagtcagaaagagaaaaagaaatatcgtatattaatgcatatatgtggaatctagaaaaatggtacagatgaaccggtttgcagggcagaaagtgagacacagatatagagaacaaacgtatggacaccaagtggggaaagcggcgggggctgggggtggtggtgtgatgaattgggtgattgggtttgacatgtatacactgatgtgtataaaattgatgactaataagaacctgctgtataaaaaaataaaataaaattcaaaaaaagtaatGTGCATGCTaccacattatttaaaaaaaaaaaaaaaaagccaaggtgGCTATAGGCTCTTTTAGTAAATGTAAGGAAAATGGGGTTTTTTGGGGGAGACAGTTCTGCATGGGTCTTTCCTATTTTTGCATGTCTTGCAAGCAGAGGTACTGACTTTTCAAGGGTGTTTATATAGTGAACAACCTTGGAAGTAGAGATAGTGTCTTTTTCTGGAGCAAAGAAGAGGTTTGGTTACTGCCCAGTATAAAAGATTAGGGTTCCCTAAGCTCAGGGTTCCTCTTATAATGCAAATGACTGCATATGCAGGTATTCCCTGGCACCCATCCCTATAGCACCCTTGGGACAGTGGTCCAAGAGGAGATGACACAGGTATGCTGATGCTGCTGTGCCTTGAGCAATGAGGTCCTTTATCTCCAACCCAGGAGTCTCATGTTTTTTTGGCAGCACCCATGAAAGTACAGCAGGCTAACTTGCAAGTAGGGTAAAATTTTAGACTCTTTACAGTTCTTGACAGTGTTGCCCCCATGAGATTCCTGGGGACTGGTCTGCTCTCTTTGTTCTACCTCCCACCAAACTGGCTCCACCAAACTAGGAGATGCCTGAAGGAAGAGACCCCATTGCCCTGCTTCAGACCTGGATGGAGGACCGTATCATGTTCCCCTATCAGACTGGTGTCTCCTTGACTCCAGCAACTGTATCCCATCAGACCGAGACTCTCCAGATCTGGGTTTGCAACCTCTGCCCCTCTCCATACCCGACTCTGCCAACACACCCCACGGTCAGGCCAGGAAAAGAAGGAGTCTCCCCAGTTTCTATGATTTTattcccttccccagccccagctctctcacacacatacagaacATCCAGGAGCTACACCCAGCTCTTGTCGGAGTTCTGCTTCCTACACAACGTCACACCATGTCCTGTGCTTCTCGGAGCTAAAGCAATGAGCTGGAAgtcggtgggggtggggagcaagggTGAGGAAGGCCAGGGATAGAACAGAAGGAGAAAGTAGTGATGCAAATAAACATAATGCTTTAAGTGTTTTCTGTGGGCCAGGTAAAGTCTGGTCCTGCACCGCCATCTCTGACTTACAGATAAAGAGACGGAGGGTCAGAAAGATAATATGCTAAAGCTCAGAGAGATGATATGCTAATAGCTTTTATGTTTatgtggtagagctgggatttgacccCAGTCTACTGGGGGCCAAAGTTGCTCTCTATCCCCTTTAATACCTTCCCAAGAGAAAAGGTACTGTTTGGGGGTGCTTTGGAATCTCTAGAAAAGGCAACTATTCTGGGGTGGAACCCTATGGGCAGGTGGGGTTCTAGCCCCGCCCCCTCATAATCCAACAGAGGCCCTAGAGACCAGACCAAGTTCTGTGGGAACTCCCTCTCATCTCAGTGCCTGATCAAGGGAAGAGGGCAGCACGGCTTTGGGAAGCATGGATAAACATGGTGAGTGGGGCCAGAGGACAGGGTCTCTTGACTCCAGGGTGGACCAGTCCACCCATCACCATGGCAACCCGAGTAGAGGCCCAACCTATTCTCAATTACccatcctcttctctctctttcctgaatATTCTTGACATCTGCTCTTTCATCTTCACCTGCTGCTGTTCGGATCTTTTCTCTGGCCTGGACCACTGTAATGACTCCTAAGTaggtctctctctgcctccttctgTCAGAGGGAACATCCTAAAGGATGGCTCTGAGCACATCCCTGTGTCAAAACgttcagtggggcttccctggtggtgcagtggttgagagtccgcctgccaatgcaggggacacgggttcgtgccccggtctgggaagaccccacatgccgcggagcggctgggcccgtgagccatgaccgctgagctttcgcgtccggagcctgtgctccgcaacgggagaggccacaacagtgagaggcctgcgtaccgcaaaaaaaaaaaaaaaaaaaaaaaaagaaagaaagaaacgttcagtggctccccactgcTGAAGGACAAAGTCCAAACTCCATAGTCTGGGCCCCCAAATCCCAACCTTCCTTCCCAATTCCTCATCCTCCCCAAATGTTCCCAGCACCCCTTTCTGGCTGTGCACTATGTCTGGCCTTTCACAACCAGAAGGCTCCTTCATGTGTTTTCCTAAACAAAAGTACAGTggaccttgggaattccctggcggtccagtggttaggactctgggcttccacttcaggggctacaggttcgatacctggttggggaactaagatcccacatgccacgcagcgtggccaaaaaaaaaaaagtacagtgcaTCTTGGTTCTCCACATTTAGCAATACCAAGAACTGGCAGAATGTTTGAAACAACTTTTCTTGAAAGGTTTCAAAAGTCTTGAAATTCAGAGGCCCCTCTGTTACCTACCACGTCACCTGCCTGAGAGGGTCGGGAAGATGAAGGGGGGCATGATGTATGAAGAGGTTAGCCCGGTGACTACGTGCAGTTGGTGCTCAATACATGTGGGCTGGAACACTAGCTTTATTATCATTCTGCTTTGTCTCCAACCTCTTTAATCATGATGGGCAGGGATCAATAGAAAAATTTCTAGACCTTTCCAGGGCAAACCCCAGGAATTGTgtcttccctgccctcctccccctttttttcaTTACAAGTCTAGCTTCCCAGATCGAGGAGACAGCAGGGCACATGGTGGGGCTGGGTCAGTGTTCGCTGAGTGAGTAGTGGACACCTACCCGCAGAGGCCGGGTCACTTTCACATCAGTCCAGGAACTTCCCGCCTGCCAGGACTGCCGCTTGGGGTTGTGGAGTTTGTGTCCTGAACACCAGCAAGGGGGACAGTTGTGGCTGAAATCCAGCTGGCAGTTCGGGTCAAGCCTAGAAGGAGGAATAGATGCCTTTTCCTAATTGGCTCCCCCCTAGGGCAGCCTTTTCCTAATCGGTCTGCCCATGGGGTGGGAAGGCAAGAAAACTTCTATTTAGTCCGCTCATAAGGGGCACTTTTCCTGTTTTGCTCATCGGAGGTGTCCATTTCTAACAGTGCAGAGGCGCTGTGTGCCCACCTGCCTGCCCACCCCGCCGCAGGTGTTGCTGGGCTTTCTTAAGGTAAGGCCCACTTTGAAGACGGAAGTCCCGTtccatcaagaaaacaaaatataaaccaCCTGTTAAAATTTCAATCAGTGCACTTAATGTTTATTGACAGCCTGCACAGAGATCAGTCCCCACCCCGGAGCCAATTAGAAGGAAGGTGGTGATGAACCGCCATCTCCTCCGGGTTCGCAAGGCTCATTGCACCTGTTTGTTGATGGCTTCCCGCGGCCCCTGAGCCAGGCGCTTCAAACACACTCGATCTGATACATGCCTTACAGTAACCCTTCAGATAGGCActactttttcccattttacagatagggaaacggAGGTGACAGAAGCAACGTGACTTGCCCCGAGTCTTCAGCTAGGAAGTGCGGGGACCTAGGAAATCAGGCCCTCCTTTGCCCAGGAAATCCTGCACACTCTGTAACCCTCTCTTGGAATCCTGCTGGCTCCCGGCATCTCGTGCGCACCGTCCTTCGAACGCCTGCCTAttctgggggaggggggcggtcGGTCGGGCTGTGGGCAACAGTCAGGGTACCAGGGTACCCAGGCCCTTCACTgacctcctccccgccccccgcccccgcccccgcccccgcccccgcaggCGTGAAGACCACCTTGTGGAAAAAGGAGCTGGAGCAGCCCGGGAccgcggaggcggaggcggaagcggaggcggaggcggaggccgCGGAGGGGGTGTCGGAGGAGGACGAGGAGAGGCCGCCGGAGGAGCGCGCGGCCGAGGGCGAGGCGGAGGGCGGGGAGGCGGAGGGCGGGGAGGCGGAGGGCGGCGAGGGCCGGGAGCGGGGCTCCGTGTTGAACAATCCGCTGCGCCAGGAGTCCAGCACCCAGCAGGTGGCGCTGCTGCGGCGCGCGGACAGCGGCTTCTGGAGCTGGTTCAGCCTCTTGGCACTGCTCGGCGGCCTGGCCCCTCCCGCCAACAGGTGAGGGCGCGCCGCTCGGCGGGGGCGGGATGCACTGGCGCCAGGGCCCCGGGCGGGAGCGGGCGGCGCGGTGTCCTGAGCGCTCCGGCCCCCGCCCGCAGGAAGCGGATCCCCCCGGAGGAGCCGTGCGTGCTGGAGACGCGGCGGCGGCGGTTGCGCGGCGGGGGCTGCGCGCACTGCGAGATCCTTTTCTGCAAGAAGTGCAGGAACCTGCACAGTTCGCAGAGCTACGTGGCGCACTGCGTTTTGGAGCACCCGGATCTGCGGGAGGCGCGGGCTTCTGGAGGCGCGGGGGCTGCCGTGGGCCTTTGAGCGCTCCCCAATCCCCGGCCTCTGTGGCCCTCCATCCTCGCCTGATTCCAAATTCCCCgccaccctctcctctcccccgACGCGGAGCGCTCTGCAGCACGTGCCTGAGAACCGCCTTCCCGGAGCGCCGCCCATCCGAGCAGcccagcaggcccgccgctgatGACCGGCCCCACCTGTCATCAATGCGGAGCCCAACATCACCTGGAGCTCCATTCCTCCAACAGCGCCTCCCGAGGGCCCCCGCGCCCGGGTCAGCACGCAGTGCCCACCGCCCACCTGAGTCGCGCCCCCTGGTACAGCCTCACGCTCATCTCTGGGGTATTTCACGTCCTTCGGGCCCGGTGAGCAGAGGCGTCGCCTAGAGAAAATAACCCCTCTGGGAAACGTACCCCTCCCCTCAAATCCTTCAATAAAGCTCCTAATCCAAGTGTCAGTGCCTTGAGGTGGGGCGTGGGATAAAGATcgaccctcctcctcttccccggGTTCAAGCCAGAGGGAAAAGGGCAGGCGGAGAGCCTCCTCCCTGCAACTCCCCCCGGACGGGGCGGAGCAAAGCACTTGCAGCCAAGGGCAGTCAAAGGCCATTCTCCCCACCGcgcagagaagaaaatgaagctgCCGGGCCAGGAATGCCCACTGGCAGCTGAGGGCTGAAGCTGGCCGGACCTTCCTCCCCTCCCGCGGGAAGCCCGGTCTGGCTGAGGTCAGTGTGTGTGCAGAGGAGGCACTGGCAGGTGTGCAGGGGGCAGGACGAGAGAACCAGCCCCAGAAGCCGCTGAGACAGAAGACTGGGAGGCCGGGGAGCTGGGTCCTTCTCCAGGAATCCCAGCTATTCTCGGCCGGCCAGCGGGAGCTCCTGGAATGCTTCGTGCGTGGCCAGGAGAATGGGGCCATTGTGAGCACGAAGCTCTCCCGGCCTGCAGAGCTCCCAGCGACTGCAGCTGTGCAGACCTCCAGAGAGGCCCCTGTCCTCCTCCTGCCACACAGGGTCCTTCATCTGGCCTGGGGGATGAGGTGGGCGAAGGATATTTTGATTTTTGAGGAGAGTGGCAGGGCCCCTCTCCCCATCACAACTACACACACGCACAACTCACTGGTCCTGGCTTTGACCGGAAGAACATGGTTGCAGCCTCCCTAGCATCCATACCCACCCGCTCTCACTGGAAACGTGTCCAAGGAAGGCTGCTTCCCCACTCCAGGCCCACCAGCTGGGAGCACCTCTTTATTCCagccttccccccaacccctgaaAGAAACAGGGCCCAGGAGGCCTGCATCGGTCTCCTTCTTGTTCTGGGTCCTGACACCCCTGAGGTTGGAGACCCTTGTACTCAATCCATCCAATcttcctgggggtggggcctCTGATTAAATAAGACACAATCCTCCAAGGACTGAGCCAGGAGGTCCTGAGGGGAAGGGACAGTCTTGTAAAGTGGTCCCAACTTGTCCATTGAGTTTTGCATCCTTCCTGGTTGCCCAGTGCTGTGGCCTCATGGACAGGAACTGCACCTTTAGGGGAAGAAACAAAATCCCCAAGGCCTGGGGAGGAATGAGTCTTTGGGGAAAGGGCCGTGGGGTCTGGGATCCTTTTCGGCTTCTCGTTGAATTGATCCCACAAAGATCAATGTCTTGACAGCACAAAAACATTCTCCAGGGAACAAATGCAGATCGGACTTCTGCAGGGAGGCTCAGAGGCTTCCAGACAGGGTCTGCCCTTGGGGCTGGGGATACACGTTGGCCACGAGAGCGCCAGCAATTCACTAAGAGGTGGGGGCATCTTCAGAACAGGGTGCCCCCCGAGTTGGCGTGCCAGCAGCCCATCCAGGGCAGCTCTGTGGCCCAGCGGCCCAGGGGCGTTGCTCGAAGTTTGGCCTGGTCGAGGCGCCAGTAGCGGTCGTCTCTGAAGAAGATGATGGAGCCGTCGGGCCTGGGCAGGGCGCCGCTAACCTCCTCGGGGACACCGCCCCAGTCCTGCAGGCCTCGGGGATAGTAGGGCTCCACCTGCAGCCCCCCTCGGGCCAGCACGTAGTAGCGGGCGCCCTTGAAGAGGATGAGGCGGCtcagaggagggaagaagagggcCGCATCCGGGTGGGGGGGCAGGCCCCCTGCCCGGCACAGCTGTGGGGAGCCCCACACCGGCTTGGGGCCCTGGAACCTCCAGCATCGACTCCCTGTGGGACAGCGGCAGAGCCAGCGTGAGTTGGTGCGCTCGCCCTTCGGTCCTCCACCCCGCCTCTGTCCCCCCATATTCCTACTCCCCTTCATGTTGGAGTCCAAGGTGGTCAGTATTCGTGATCATCAAAACAGATCAGTTGTAAACAGCAGAGGAGGGACTCTTGTGGCCTCCACTTCCAGCAGGTGTCCGCAGAGGGCAGCTTGCTCTGAAGGAACCTCCCCACCCCGGGGAGGAAGCACACACCCTCCCAGGTAGACTTCAGAGAAGTCCAGGGGCTTTCTCCACGGCCATTACTACCAACagttctgtgagggcagggaATTCTGTTTTGATCACTACTGTATCCCAACACCTCCAGCCGAGTTTGTAGAAGgcactcaatatttgttgaatcaatgaatgaacacAATTTTCTCGAGTAATATACTGCACAGTCCTCAGACATTATGTTCTTTGAATCCTCCTTCCCCAACAAACCTGAGGGATTATTTTCCCCGTTCAACAAATTCAAGCTCCAAGAGTCAAGTGACAGGCCCAGACTCACACAGCCAGGATTCCAAGGAAGGTTTGTCCTTCTGCTGTATTGCAGAGCTCAGAGCCATCCTCTACTTCCCTCTAGACTCTTCTCTGAAACTCTCCCACCCGCTCTCTCTCTGGGACAACCGTAACACCTGTGCCCCCCAATCCATCACTAAAGGAATCTCCTGGGAGAGTTCCTGGGGCCACAGGTTCAGAATGGAATTGAGACTCCTCCCCTCTTTTGACCTTGGGCAGACGCCTCCCCTCtctaggcttcagttttctcatgtgcCCCAGGGCTGGTACCTTTGAAGAAGTAGAAGTCTCCATCCTCCAAGGACACCGCGGCAGCCTCAATATGGGggggcagccctgcccaccttTTCTGTAGTGGGTGGGGCTCTGAGACATTGCCATCAGCTGTCACCTCCCAGAACTGGTTCCCTTGAAATATGTACAGTCGATGTTGCCCATCTGCCCGGAGACAAGAGAAGGTTGAGGAGTGACCATCAGCCTCCTGCCTTCTTTCCAGGGAAGGTGCTTCCCTAGAACCCAGCTTCCCAAACTGACGAGAGAGGATGCAGCAGAAAGGATACAGCATGCACAGCTGGGGCAGAGGGGAAGTGCAGGAGGAAGCAGCGTTTTGCTTGGCGTGGGCTTGCTACCCTGCAGAATGCTTGTGACTTGGGATTTCTGGATTTTATAATTCATCCCCCAACCTTGTACTCCAGCTCCGGAGACGCCTGGAgatgtggaggaggaggagggaagaaggaagcaaGGAACCAGCAGGACCATCTTACCTACAGTGATTGCATCGAAGGAAGAGTGGCAATATTTAGGACCTCGGGTTTCGGGGCGCCTTCCTTGCAGTCTGTGGGGGTCCCAGGCCTCAAAGTCCGTGAACAGCTTTCCGGGGAGCTGGATGGCCCCTGAGCCGCCCTGGGGCTTCCCTtcacagggaaggagggaagcgGGAGAGAACGCACACTGGTTGGGGGTGTGTTGAGTGCTCGAGACCTCCCCCTTGGTTCACTTCATTATCTGACaggaggggcagggaaggagggcaggggtggggggttgaGTTGTCCTTGGTTGTTGGTGTTATAACCATAGCACCAAACTCGGAAGTCCTCTTTCCTGCCGAACAGTCTGGAAAAGGGTAAAATTGGAGTGGGGGAACCAAACAAGGGTTTGGAACTAAAAAGGGCAGAGGGTCCTCTCCCCTGAGTCCTGGACAATGCAGACGGCATGAGGGCAGAGTTCAGGGGCCTGGGCTGTGATAATTACAGCAGTTATAATAATGGCATCACTATACTTCACTTAGGAGGATGAGGCAGATTCCAACAGGCTTAGAATTCGGCACCAGCTCCTGAATCCTGGTCTGCACCttcctagctgggtgaccttggacaagttatctaATGTCTCTGAGCCCCATTCTCCTCATTTGTGGATAAAAA
Above is a genomic segment from Mesoplodon densirostris isolate mMesDen1 chromosome 18, mMesDen1 primary haplotype, whole genome shotgun sequence containing:
- the MMP28 gene encoding matrix metalloproteinase-28 isoform X2, with the translated sequence MAARVGLLLRALPLLLWGGLDAQLAQRVGQELRREAEAFLEKYGYLNEPAPSSPASTRFSNAIREFQWVSQLPMSGMLDAATLRQMTQPRCGVADTDGQVAWTKRASALFTGRRAKMRRKKRFARQGGALAHAFLPRRGEAHFDRDERWSLSRRRGRNLFVVLAHEIGHTLGLTHSAAPRALMAPYYKRLGRDALLSWDDVLAVQSLYGKPQGGSGAIQLPGKLFTDFEAWDPHRLQGRRPETRGPKYCHSSFDAITVDGQHRLYIFQGNQFWEVTADGNVSEPHPLQKRWAGLPPHIEAAAVSLEDGDFYFFKGSRCWRFQGPKPVWGSPQLCRAGGLPPHPDAALFFPPLSRLILFKGARYYVLARGGLQVEPYYPRGLQDWGGVPEEVSGALPRPDGSIIFFRDDRYWRLDQAKLRATPLGRWATELPWMGCWHANSGGTLF
- the C18H17orf50 gene encoding uncharacterized protein C17orf50 homolog, whose product is MNRHLLRVRKAHCTCVKTTLWKKELEQPGTAEAEAEAEAEAEAAEGVSEEDEERPPEERAAEGEAEGGEAEGGEAEGGEGRERGSVLNNPLRQESSTQQVALLRRADSGFWSWFSLLALLGGLAPPANRKRIPPEEPCVLETRRRRLRGGGCAHCEILFCKKCRNLHSSQSYVAHCVLEHPDLREARASGGAGAAVGL